A portion of the Coturnix japonica isolate 7356 chromosome 4, Coturnix japonica 2.1, whole genome shotgun sequence genome contains these proteins:
- the PSMD10 gene encoding 26S proteasome non-ATPase regulatory subunit 10 isoform X4, protein MEGSVSNVEVCNMAYAGRLDELRAQLLRDRALATATDQDRRTALHWACSAGHTAVADLLLGLGVPVGDKDDAGWTPLHIAASAGRDEIVKALIDKGAPINAVNQNGCTPLHYAASKNKQEIAVMLLENGADPDATDHFESTPLHRAAAKGNLKMIQILLQHNASVNIQDSEGNTPLA, encoded by the exons ATGGAGGGTTCCGTGTCCAACGTGGAGGTGTGCAACATGGCCTACGCCGGGCGCCTGGACGAGCTGCGCGCTCAGCTGCTGCGCGACCGGGCCCTGGCCACCGCCACAGACCAG GATCGCCGCACCGCGCTGCACTGGGCCTGTTCGGCGGGACACACGGCGGTGGCGGATCTACTGCTGGGGCTCGGCGTGCCCGTCGGAGACAAGGACGAC GCTGGTTGGACTCCCTTGCACATCGCTGCGTCAGCGGGCCGTGATGAGATCGTCAAGGCCCTCATTGACAAGGGGGCTCCCATCAATGCTGTCAATCAGAATGGCTGCACGCCCCTGCACTACGCGGCCTCCAAAAATAAGCAGGAG ATTGCAGTCATGCTTTTGGAGAATGGAGCTGATCCAGATGCAACAGATCATTTTGAATCCACCCCATTACATAGAGCAGCAGCCAAAGGCAACCTAAAAATGATACAGATCCTTCTGCAGCACAACGCATCTGTCAACATACAGGACTCGGAAGGGAACACACCCCT GGCATAA
- the PSMD10 gene encoding 26S proteasome non-ATPase regulatory subunit 10 isoform X2, whose translation MEGSVSNVEVCNMAYAGRLDELRAQLLRDRALATATDQDRRTALHWACSAGHTAVADLLLGLGVPVGDKDDAGWTPLHIAASAGRDEIVKALIDKGAPINAVNQNGCTPLHYAASKNKQEIAVMLLENGADPDATDHFESTPLHRAAAKGNLKMIQILLQHNASVNIQDSEGNTPLHLACDEERVDEAKLLVSHGASIHIENKEELTPLKVAKGGLGAILKRMVEG comes from the exons ATGGAGGGTTCCGTGTCCAACGTGGAGGTGTGCAACATGGCCTACGCCGGGCGCCTGGACGAGCTGCGCGCTCAGCTGCTGCGCGACCGGGCCCTGGCCACCGCCACAGACCAG GATCGCCGCACCGCGCTGCACTGGGCCTGTTCGGCGGGACACACGGCGGTGGCGGATCTACTGCTGGGGCTCGGCGTGCCCGTCGGAGACAAGGACGAC GCTGGTTGGACTCCCTTGCACATCGCTGCGTCAGCGGGCCGTGATGAGATCGTCAAGGCCCTCATTGACAAGGGGGCTCCCATCAATGCTGTCAATCAGAATGGCTGCACGCCCCTGCACTACGCGGCCTCCAAAAATAAGCAGGAG ATTGCAGTCATGCTTTTGGAGAATGGAGCTGATCCAGATGCAACAGATCATTTTGAATCCACCCCATTACATAGAGCAGCAGCCAAAGGCAACCTAAAAATGATACAGATCCTTCTGCAGCACAACGCATCTGTCAACATACAGGACTCGGAAGGGAACACACCCCT TCATTTAGCCTGCGATGAAGAGAGAGTGGATGAGGCAAAGCTGCTGGTGTCTCATGGTGCAAGTATTCACATTGAGAATAAAGAAGAGCTGACCCCACTGAAAGTGGCAAAGGGTGGCCTGGGAGCAATACTTAAAAGAATGGTGGAGGGCTAG
- the VSIG1 gene encoding V-set and immunoglobulin domain-containing protein 1, whose protein sequence is MFPTMLKIFPVLAALAGHVCAVVVTVPEKTVNVKTGGNATLLCTYTSSQPLGNFFIQWSFYSAKESQLHTIYYYSEGQSYSYGEFKNRITAATSPGNASITISNMQPSDTGSYTCEVFSPQDGAGQSQKSVIVSVLVKPSKPFCKIEGTPEKGHLIYLLCKCDQGLPLPTYRWYKVDENTLTPVTEHFNPDTGILYIGNLTTFETGHYRCIASNIMGNSTCELDLTSMHSDGNIVAGALIGAILAAVIICAIVWVLTKKARKKKSSSNEMQVMAQKQSNAEYAQVPNEENTPATTVLPSNATNEQPSADGAAVSETPENDEKNEVQKEETA, encoded by the exons ATGTTTCCAACGATGCTGAAGATATTTCCAGTTCTAGCCGCCCTTGCAG GTCATGTCTGCGCAGTTGTGGTGACTGTTCCTGAGAAGACAGTGAACGTCAAGACCGGAGGGAACGCAACCCTTCTCTGCACATACACGAGTTCTCAGCCGCTGGGAAACTTCTTCATCCAGTGGAGCTTTTACAGCGCCAAAGAGAGCCAACTGCACACC ATCTACTATTATTCAGAAGGACAGTCTTATTCCTATGGAGAGTTTAAGAACAGGATCACAGCTGCAACAAGCCCAGGGAATGCATCAATAACGATCTCCAACATGCAGCCCTCAGACACTGGTTCCTACACCTGCGAAGTCTTCAGCCCCCAGGATGGTGCTGGACAGAGTCAAAAATCAGTGATTGTCAGTGTGCTGG TCAAACCCTCAAAGCCTTTCTGCAAAATAGAAGGAACACCTGAAAAAGGCCATCTGATCTACCTCTTATGCAAGTGTGACCAAGGATTGCCTCTCCCCACCTACCGCTGGTACAAAGTAGATGAGAATACCCTCACGCCGGTGACTGAACACTTCA ATCCAGACACGGGCATTCTGTACATTGGCAATCTCACTACCTTTGAAACAGGACATTACCGATGCATAGCCAGCAACATCATGGGGAACAGTACTTGTGAGCTCGACCTAACTTCAATGc ATTCTGATGGTAATATTGTTGCCGGCGCATTAATTGGAGCAATTCTGGCAGCTGTTATCATCTGTGCTATCGTCTGGGTCTTAACCAAGaaggcaaggaaaaagaagtcatcaagtaatgaaatgca AGTAATGGCTCAGAAACAATCCAATGCAGAGTACGCTCAGGTAcctaatgaagaaaacacaccTGCAACCACAGTTCTACCAAGCAATGCGACAAATGAACAACCTAGTGCTGATGGAGCAGCGGTGTCTGAAACACCAGAAAATGATGAGAAGAATGAAgtgcaaaaggaagaaacagcttga
- the PSMD10 gene encoding 26S proteasome non-ATPase regulatory subunit 10 isoform X3 yields the protein MEGSVSNVEVCNMAYAGRLDELRAQLLRDRALATATDQDRRTALHWACSAGHTAVADLLLGLGVPVGDKDDAGWTPLHIAASAGRDEIVKALIDKGAPINAVNQNGCTPLHYAASKNKQEIAVMLLENGADPDATDHFESTPLHRAAAKGNLKMIQILLQHNASVNIQDSEGNTPLDA from the exons ATGGAGGGTTCCGTGTCCAACGTGGAGGTGTGCAACATGGCCTACGCCGGGCGCCTGGACGAGCTGCGCGCTCAGCTGCTGCGCGACCGGGCCCTGGCCACCGCCACAGACCAG GATCGCCGCACCGCGCTGCACTGGGCCTGTTCGGCGGGACACACGGCGGTGGCGGATCTACTGCTGGGGCTCGGCGTGCCCGTCGGAGACAAGGACGAC GCTGGTTGGACTCCCTTGCACATCGCTGCGTCAGCGGGCCGTGATGAGATCGTCAAGGCCCTCATTGACAAGGGGGCTCCCATCAATGCTGTCAATCAGAATGGCTGCACGCCCCTGCACTACGCGGCCTCCAAAAATAAGCAGGAG ATTGCAGTCATGCTTTTGGAGAATGGAGCTGATCCAGATGCAACAGATCATTTTGAATCCACCCCATTACATAGAGCAGCAGCCAAAGGCAACCTAAAAATGATACAGATCCTTCTGCAGCACAACGCATCTGTCAACATACAGGACTCGGAAGGGAACACACCCCT GGATGCTTGA